The genomic segment GATGACTGCACGGTTCCGGCGGGGGCCGACGTCATGCACTCCGGCGGCTGAGCCGAACCCCGCTCGAAATCGCGTCTGCGGCGATAAGTCAGTACGATGTGGACCTTGCTTGATTGCGTTTGGGTAGCGGTCGGTTTAACCCGCTGCACAGGGGCTATGGATTACGGCGCGACCCACGGGTAGCGAAGTTGCGGCGCTGTTAGCGCGGCGGTGAATTGGCGCACGGACACCACTGACGGCGGCATCAGAGCTTCGGAGGCGGGTAGGACATGGGTGACGGCGAGTTCGACGCCACTCTTGACCATCGCCGTGGCCCCCGCGACCGTCAACCGGCCTCCCCTGGTTCGGCCGCCGCATTCAGCGCCGCACCGTGGGAGCGATTCTCCGAACCAGTCGCCGATGACAGCGTCCACCGATGGCAGATCGAGCCGCCGGCCCGGCCATCCGCCGAGGAGCCGGCCGAACCTGTCGAGCGGTCGGCCCGCAGCGCGGAGCGAGGCGGAAGCCATGCCTCCGGTGCGCTCAGCGTCGCCGACCTGATCGCCAAGGTCGGCGCCGGCAACCCCGGCACCCGGCACCGCCGCGCGGCCCCCGACGACGGACCCGCCGAACCCGAGCCGGAGCTGTTCGCCGACCTGCAGGACACCCAGGTCATCGATACCCCGGCCTACTCCCTCGACGTGGTCTCGGAGGTTCCCGATCTCAAGCTCACGAACTATCCGCACGGCGACGAGCCCGAGCTGGAACTCGGGATCGACGAATCCGGCGATTCACGCCCGGTCAAGCCGAAGCGGACCCGTCGACCTCCCGCGAACTCGACGCCGAAACGCAAGTCCCGCCGCCGGCCGATTCTGCTGGCCCTTCGATCGATGGCCGCCCTGTGTGCCGGCGTGGCGCTGGCCGTGACCGGCGGTGCCTACCAGTGGAGCGCGTCAAAAAACCACCGCCTCAACGTCATCAACGCGCTCGACCCGAACTCCGGCGACATCGTCGACCCGGGTGGGCAGTACGGCGACGAAGACTTCCTGATCGTCGGCATGGACTCGCGCTCCGGGGAGAACGCCGATATGGGTGCGGGTGACACCGAAGACGCCGGCGGCGCCCGGTCGGACACCGTGATACTGGTCAACATTCCGGCCAACCGCAAACGCGTGGTGGCGGTCTCGTTCCCCCGCGACCTGGCGATCACGCCGATGCAGTGCGAAGCGTGGAACCCCGAAACCGGTAAGTACGGCCCCCTTTACGACGAGAAGACGAAGACCTGGGGTCCCAAGATGGTCTACACCGAGACCAAACTGAACTCGGCGTTCTCCTTCGGCGGCCCGAAATGTCTGGTGAAGGAAATTCAGAAGCTGTCCGGTTTGAGCATCAACCGGTTCATCGCCGTCGACTTCGCCGGGTTCGCCAAGATGGTCGAAGCACTCGGCGGTGTGGAGGTGTGCAGCAAGACCCCACTGCACGACTACGAACTCGGTACCGTCCTCGAGCATTCGGGCCGCCAGATCATCGACGGCCCAACGGCGCTGAATTACGTGCGGGCCCGCCAGGTCACCACGGAATTCAACGGCGACTACGGACGCATCAAACGCCAGCAATTGTTCTTGTCGTCGCTGCTGCGTTCGCTGATCTCCGAATCCACGCTGACCGACCTCAACAAGCTCAACAACGTGGTCAATATGTTCATCAGCAACAGCCGCGTGGACAACGTCCAGACCAAAGACCTTGTTCAGCTGGGCCAGTCGCTGCAGGGCATGACGGCCGGACACTTCACCTTCGTCACGGTGCCCACCGGGGTGACAGACCAGAACGGTGACGAACCGCCGCGCACCGCCGACATGAAGGCGCTGTTCAGCGCGATCATCAACGACGATCCACTGCCTGAGGAGAATGACCAGAACGCGCAGAATCTGTCGCCGACGCCGACCTCGGGACCGACGACCGCACCCACGACGAAGAAGTCATCCCCGCCGAGCGCCGCGCCCGAGGGGCGAAGCGAGCAGGTGACGGCGACCTCGCCCGACGAGGTCACCGTCCGGGTCTCCAATGCGACACCGCAGAGCGGGCTCGCCGCTACCGCCACCAACCAACTCAAGCGCAACGGGTTCAACGTCATGTCACCCGATGACTATCCGAGTTCGGTGAATGCCACGACGGTGTTCTTCTCGCCCGGCAACGAACAGGCGGCGGCGACGGTGGCATCGGCATTCGTCAACTCGAAGGTGGCCCGGGTTTCCGGCTACGGGCAGGTCGTTCAGGTGGTGCTCGGCCCGGACTTCAAGTCGGTGAGCACTCCGGCGCCCAGCGGCTCGTCGCTGTCCGTCCAGATCGAACACAGTCCGGGCAGCACGCCAACCAAATTGCCGGACGACCTGACAGTGACGAACGCCGCCGATACCACCTGTGAATAACCATATTTCGCGTCAGTAGATCGCCGATTCGGACGCCGAGTCAGTAGGCTTGGCGACATGCGGACCGCCTACCATGAGCAACTCTCGGATTTGTCCGAGCGCCTTGGCGAGATGTGCGGGCTGGCGGGGGTAGCTATGGAGCAGGCAACCCAGGCACTCCTGCAGGCCGACCTCGTCCTCGCCGAACAGGTGATCTCTGGCCACGAAGAAATAGCCCAGTTGAGCGCTCGCGCCGAGGAGAGCGCCTTCGTCCTGCTGGCGCTGCAGGCACCGGTAGCCGGCGATCTCCGGTCCATCGTCAGTGCGATCCAGATGGTGGCCGACATCGACCGGATGGGCGCGCTCGCGCTGCACGTCGCCAAGATCGCTCGCCGACGCCATCCTCAGCACGCTTTGCCCGAAGAGGTCAACGGCTATTTCGCTGAAATGGGCAGAGTCGCAGTCGAATTGGGTAACAGCGCGCAAGAAGTGGTGTTGTCGCGCGACCCGGAGAAAGCCGCCCGGATCCGGGAAGAAGACGACGCGATGGACGATCTGCACCGGCACTTGTTCTCGGTGCTGATGGACCGCGAATGGAAGCATGGTGTGGCGGCCGCCGTCGACGTGACGCTACTGGGCCGCTTCTACGAACGCTTCGCCGACCACGCGGTCGAGGTGGCCCGGCGAGTGATCTTCCAAGCGACGGGCAAGTTGCCCGAAGACGAGACGGCGCAGACGACGTCGTAGTAACCCGTTAGCCGAAGCGACCGGAGATGTAGTCCTCGGTGGCCTTTTGCTTGGGGTTGGAGAAGATCTTCTCGGTGTCGTCGATCTCGATGAGCCGGCCGGCCTTCCCCGCGGCTTCCAGGTTGAAAAACGCCGTCTGATCGCTGACACGGGCGGCCTGCTGCATGTTGTGCGTCACGATGACGATCGTGTAGTCCTGCTTCAACTCGCTGATCAGTTCCTCGATCGCCATCGTCGAGATCGGGTCCAGCGCGGAGCATGGCTCGTCCATCAGCAACACATCGGGCTGTACCGCGATCGCGCGCGCGATGCACAACCGCTGCTGCTGTCCGCCGGAGAGACCGCCACCGGGCTTGTGCAGCCGATCCTTGACCTCGTCCCAGAGGTTGGCGCCGCGCAGCGAGTGTTCGGTGACTTCATCGAGCAACCTGCGATTGCGCACGCCCTGCAGCTTCAAGCCCGCCACCACATTGTCGCGAATAGACATGGCGGGAAACGGGTTTGGCCGCTGGAACACCATGCCGATCGCCCGTCGCACAGCAACCGGGTCGATGCCCGGGGCGTAGATGTTTTCATCGTCAAGCATCACTGCGCCCTCGACCCGGGCACCCGGGATGACCTCGTGCATCCGGTTCAGCGTGCGCAAGACGGTTGTCTTGCCGCAGCCGGATGAGCCGATGAAGGCCGTCACACTCCGCGGGAGAATCGACAGCGTCACGTCGGCGACGGCCTGAAACGATCCGTAGTAGATGTTGACGTCTTTGAGGTCCAACCGCTTGGCCACCGGTACTCCTGCCTAGGACTTCTTGGGAGCAAACATCTTCGAAACCAATCTGGCTCCGACGTTGATCACGGCGATCATCACGATCAGGGTAAGCCCCGCTCCCCAGAGTCGCTCGGTGGGAACCGGGTTCACGCCTGCGCCCGCTGCTGTCTCGTTGAACATCATGCCAGGCAACGTCCCCATGAACCCCTGGAAGAGGTCGAAGTTCATCGCCGGCGAATAGCCGACCAGAACCAGCAGTGGCGCCGTCTCGCCCATCACCCTGGCCAGCGCCAACATGATCCCGGTGATGATGCCCGACAACCCTGTCGGAATCACCACCCTGACAATGGTTTTCCATTTCGGCACGCCCAACGCATAGCTGGCCTCGCGGAGATCGGTCGGGACGATCCGCAACATCTCCTCCGTCGAGCGCTCAATCACCGGCAGCATCAGCAGGACCAGCGCTAACGACACCGCGAACCCCGAGCGGCCAAGGCCCAGCGTGACCACACACGACGCGTAGATGAACAATGCGGCAATAATCGATGGCACACCGGACAGGATGTCCACCATGAATGTCGCCAGCCTGCCGAGCCGGGTACCACCCCCGTACTCGACCAGATAGATCGCGAGCATGACTCCGATCGGGACGGAGATCGCGGCGGACATCAATCCCTGCAGCAGGGTGCCGACGATCGCATGGTAGGCGCCGCCCCCGGGCACAAACGGCGTCGTGCCCACCTGCGATCGCGTCCACCACGACGCGGCCGCGATCGCGTTGCACCCCTTGACGATCACCGCGCCCAGCACCCACAGCAGTGGCGCCAGCGCAATCAGCATCGACAGCGAAACCAACACCGTCGCAACGATGTTCGAGGCCCGGCGGCGCCGGCCGAGTCCGGACAGCGTGCGAGCCTTGAGCGGCCGGTCGTAGATCGAGGTCATCGCGCGCCCCTCCGGATGCCGGCGAGGGCGCCGCGCGCCAGCGCATCGACGACAAAGGTCAGCACAAAAAGCACCAGCCCCGCGGCGATATACGCGCCGGCCTTATACCGGTCGTTGAACTCCCACGCGGCGGCCGCGATCTTTGTCGCGAAGGTCGAGCCGCCGTCGAATAGCGACCAGCCGAACGCCTTTTGAGTGCCTCGCAAAATGATCAGCAGCGCGACCGTCTCACCCAAGGCGCGGCCCAGCCCCAGCATCGCGCCGCAGATGTACCCCGACCTGCCGAACGGCAACACCGTTGTGGTGACGACCTCCCAGCGGGTGGCACCGAGTGCCAGTGCGGCCTCGACCTGCTCGTGCGGCGTCTGCACGAAGACTTCCCGGGTGACCGCGGTGATCAGCGGCAGGATCATCACGGCCAGCACGATCCCGCCGGTGAAGATGGTGCCGCCGCCGGCGGGAGACGCAGTGCCATCGGCGAACAGGAACAACCAGCCCAGCGACTGGTTCAGCCAAGTCGCGACCGGCCGTAGCTGCGGAGCCAGGACATACAGACCCCACGCGCCGTAAATGATCGAGGGCACCGCGGCCAGCAGATCGACCGTGTAGGCCAGCGGCCCGGCGAGCCGCCGCGGTGCGTACTGGGTGAGGAAGATGGCGACGCCCAGCGCCACCGGCATCGCCAGGATCAACGCGAACACCGAGATGAACACCGTCACTTGCAGCAGGTCGAGGATGCCGAAGTGCATCGCCGAGGTGTTCGTGGTGATCCAGTTGCCCCGGTAGGTGAAGAAGTCTTCTTGGTTGCGCTTAAATGCCGGTACGGCGCGCACCAGCAGAAACCCGCCGATCGCGATGACGACGGCGGCGACCAGAACCGCCGAGATCTCCGCGACCTTGCGAAAGATCCGGTCCCCGAAGCGGGATTGAACACCCGTCCAGGAGCGGATGGGTACCACTGGCGCCTCGGGAAAGGACGCGGCAGCAACGGCACCCGAACCCGCCTGGGATGGATCTGGCGTCGTCATTGTGAATCCGTCATTGCTGGTTTTCGTATCGGCCCTTGGACCCGCGGGCTACTGCATCGCATTGATCGCAGTGATCAATCGCTCCTTGACCTTATCGGTCAACGGGATGTAGCCCGCCGAGGAAAGGTTGGCCTGACCAGTGTTCACCGCGACGCTCAGGAACGACTTGATCGCCTTGGCGGTCTCGGTGTCGTAACCCTTCGAGCAGACGATCTCGTAGGTGGCCAGCATCAACGGATATGCGCCTGGCTGCTGGGCCGCGTACATCGAATTCAGGTTCAGCACCAGGTCGTTGCCACCCGACACGAAGGTGGCGGTTTCGATCGCGGTGCTGGCCGTCTGGGCGGTCAGCGGGACTACACCGGTGGCCGTGGCGAGTTGCGCGTAGGGAAGGCCGGCCTGGTCAGCGAAGCCCTTTTCGACGTATCCGATGGCGCCGCGGGTAGTCCGCACCGCCTGGATGACACCGGACGACTTCAGCGCTCCTTCGCCGACACCGCCCTGGAATTCGGTACCGATTCCCTGCGACCAGCTCTCGGGCGCCGCGGCGGTCAGAAACTTCTGCAGGTTGTCGGTGGTACCCGACGAGTCCATCCGGTAGATCGGCGCGATCCTGGTGTCGGGCAGGGCGACACCGGGATTCAGCGCCATTAGGACGGGGTCATTCCAGACAGCAATCCGGCCGGTCAGAATCCTGGCCAGCGCGTCGCTGTTGACGACCAACGTCTTGACCTCGGGCAGGTTGTAGACCAGCGCCACCGGCCCGAACACCAATGGCAGGTCCCACGCGGGGTTTCCGTTGCAGCGCTTGGTGGCGGGCAGGATCTGGTCGGTGCTCAGCGGCGAGTCCGATCCCGCGAAGTCGACGTGGCCGGCGATGAATTGCTCACGGCCCGCTCCCGATCCCGTCGGGTTGTACGACACGGACTTTCGTGGGCAGTACTGACCCCAGACATGGCTGAACACCGCCATCGCGTTCTGTTGAGCGGTCGACCCTTCGGCCGTCAGTTCGCCTTTGCCGCCGCAGGTCGGCGTGCCGACTGGTCCCGAGGACGCTACCGAGGCCGGGTCGTGACGATTGTCATCGCCGCCGCAGGCCGTCAGGACCGCACTGGTCATCGTGATCGTCAGGACCGCTGCAGCCAGCGCCTTGCCCACGTTGTCCAGGCTCACCGATCTCGCTTTCTGACGCAGTTTCGACGCATGGGCCCGCCGCTCGAAACTATGCGCTGACGCCCCGTTCACAAGAGTGCCTAAGTGGTGAACGTGCGGTGAATTGTCAGCTGGCACGCCACTTCTGCCTGCGCTTTCTTTCAGCCCGTGGTGGACGCCGGCGCATAGGCGGTGTCAACGCTGTAGGTGGTGAATCCTTGTCGCTGATAGGTCCGAACCGCGGCGACATTGTCCGACTCGACATAGAGCAGCACGGTGACGTCGCCCGAGTCCAGCGGGCCGAGGAGGCGCCGCGCCAGCGACTCGATGCCCACGGCCGTCAACATCTGCCCCAGCCCGCGGCCTTGCGCGGACGGGTCGACACCGAGGACGTAGACCTCACCGAGACGCGGTTGGTCGAGGTGCACCTTGGTCCAGTGGAAGCCCACTAGCGCCTCGCTGTCGTCGAACGCCAAGAACAAGCCGGCTGGGTCAAACCACGGCTCGCTGCGCCGTTCGGCCAGGTCGGCCGCGGTCCACCCGCCCTGCTCGGGATGGTCAGCGAACGCGGCGTTGTTCACCCGCAGCAGCTCGGCGTCGTCGTCGGCACCCGCGTAGGTGCGCACCCGCACGCCGGGCAATGGGCTCACCGGGCCGGGGATCTGGTGCAGCGACAGTCTCATCTGGACGAGTTCGCGCACCGCGACCAACCCCAGCGCGGCCGCGGTCGCGGCTGCCGGCGCCAGCGTACCGTGCGCCCAAAAGCGATTATTCCCATGGGTTTTGGCGATTGCCGCACGTCCCATCGCCGTGCCGATACCGCGCCGGCGGGCTTGCGGGCGGACCACGAGTTCGGCCATCCCGTCGCCGCCGTCACGCGGCGGACTGAGATTGAGGTAGCCCTGGATCGTGTTGTCGGCCATGACCAGCAGGTGATCCGTGCGGTCGTGCCCGAGTTCGCGAAGAACCTGCTCGCCGACGGGCGCCACACCATCGAATTCGGTTGCCGCAGCGACCAGTTCACGCACCTCCTGCTGCTCTTCAGCGGTTAGTGCGGAGCGCCAGTCAGGCCCCCGGTCCGACCACGTCACTGACTGCGCAGCGGGTCGGCCAGTGGGTCTTGCAGATTCTCGGAGTCGGCCTCGTCGCTTTCGGGCTCATCATCGGGTGCGGGAATCGGCGCTCGTCCGCGCGCCGGACGAACCGCCTTGTAGCCCACATTGCGGACCGTGCCGATCAGCGCCTCGTACTCGGGTCCGAGCTTGGCCCGCAGCCGGCGCACGTGCACATCGACCGTGCGGGTGCCACCGAAGAAGTCGTATCCCCACACCTCGTGCAGCAGCTGGGCGCGGGTGAACACCCGTCCCGCATGCTGGGCCAGGTACTTCAGCAGCTCGAACTCTTTGTAGGTGAGGTCCAGCGGGCGGCCCCGCAGTCGCGCGGTGTAGGTGCCCTCGTCGATCACCAGCTCGCCGAGGCTGACCTTGCCGGCGCTTTCCTGGTCGGCTAGCCCACCACGGCGACCCACCACCAGCCGTATCCGCGCGTCGACCTCGGCGGGCCCGGTGCCGGGCAGCAGGATTTCGTCCAGCCCCCAGTCGGCGCTGACCGCGACCAGGCCGCCCTCGGCCACCACCGCCACGACCGGGACGGACCGGCCTGCGGTGCTCAACAGACGGCAAAGCCCGCGCGCGGCCGATAGATCGGTGCGCGCGTCGACGAGCACCGCGTCCGCGGTCCCCGCCTCCAGTAGCGAGGAGGGCTCGGGTGGCGCCGTCCGCACGGTGTGGGGAAGCAACGACAACGACGGCAGGACCGGGTCCGGGTGCAGCTCAGAGGTGAGTAGTAGTAGCTCCAACAAGCCCCTCCAGCTCGTGGGAAAGGCATCTCCCAGATTCATAAAGCACGTGTCGTTAGTGGCCAGGCCATCTAACGATAACGTGCTACCTGGCCTTTGTGCGTGTCCTTGCCAACGACTGTGAGCCCCGCCACGAGGCAGTCCGGACCGTAATCCCCCGCCACGCGCCGTGCCGAACTACGCCACAATATGCGCATGCGCAGGGTGCTGATCAGTGTGATCACCTCGGTTTCCGCCGTGGCGGCCATCGTCGTCGGCACCGTCGGGGTGGACTACGGCGCCAGCATTTACGCCGAATACCACCTCTCGCGCGCCGTACGCAACGCGGCGGATCTGGGGTCGGACCCCTTCGTGGCCATCCTGGCGTTCCCGTTCATTCCGGAGGCCCTGCACCGCCACTACAACGAGCTGGAGATCAAGGCCAACGGCATCGATCACGCGCCGACCGGCAAGGCCACGCTGGAAGCCACCATGCACTCGATCGACCTGACCTACGCGTCGTGGCTGATCAGACCCGATGCGAAGCTGCCGGTAGGCAAGCTGGAGAGCCGCATCATCCTCGACTCAACGCACCTGGGCCGCTACCTCGGCATGGACGACCTGATGGTGGAGGCGCCGCCCGCGGAGACCAACGACGCCACCGGCGGCACCACCGAATCGGGCATTTCCGGCGACCACGGGCTGGTCTTCAGCGGCACCCCGAAATCGGCAAACTTCGACCACCGGGTGAGCGTGTCGGTGGACCTGTCGATCGCCCCCGATGACCCGGCGACACTCGTGTTCACCCCGACCGGGATCCTCACCGGTCCCGACACCGCCAACCAGGCCGTCCCGGACGACAAGCGCGATGCCGTCCTGCGCGGCTTCGCCGCCAGACTGCCCGACCAGCGGCTGCCGTTCGGCGTGGCGCCGCGCACGGTGGGGGCTCGCGGCTCGGACGTCATCATCGAGGGCATCACCACGGGAGTAACCGTGACCCTCGAAGGGTTTAAGCAATCATGACCCGCGCTATCGACGAGGCCGTGGGGGTACCGCGCCCTTGCGGGGAACAGTGGTGCCCATGACGACCGTTGTCGTCGCGATCGTGGCGGCTATTGCCCTGGCGGCAGCAGCCGGCTGGCTGATGACACGTCGCTCCGGAAACCTGAAAGAGGTCGATTCCGGTCCCGGCGAGAGCGCCGGTGCCGACTCCGCGGACCTGGGCCTGTCCCGTACCGGGCCGACCGTTGTGCATTTCAGCGCACCGTGGTGCGGACCCTGCGATCGTGTCCGCCGGGTGGTCGGCCAGGTGTGCGACAACATCGGCGACGTGGCGCATGTCGAAGTCGACATCGACGCCAACCCTGCAGCCGCACGCCGGTTTTCGGTGTTGTCGCTGCCGACAACCCTGATTTTCGACGTTGACGGACGTCAGCGTTACCGGGCATCCGGTGTCCCCAAGGCCGCCGACCTGCGTTCCGCGCTCGAACCGCTGTTGGCTTGATCGCGATGTCATTGGGTAAGCTGACCGACATGTCATCCCGCACGGAGCCCATGCTCACCAGGCGTCGCGCAGTCGATCTGTGCCGCATCGCGGGTTGTTGTTGTCGCTGTTGCTGTAGCTGCTGAGTAGCTGCGCCCGCCCGCGCAGCACTCGGAGCAGCCCGGAACCCCACCGTGGTGCCTCTACTTTTCCGTGCAACAGGCGAATAGGAGTCTTTCGTGTCAAGCATCAATACCAGCGTC from the Mycobacterium lentiflavum genome contains:
- a CDS encoding thioredoxin family protein, whose translation is MTTVVVAIVAAIALAAAAGWLMTRRSGNLKEVDSGPGESAGADSADLGLSRTGPTVVHFSAPWCGPCDRVRRVVGQVCDNIGDVAHVEVDIDANPAAARRFSVLSLPTTLIFDVDGRQRYRASGVPKAADLRSALEPLLA
- the pstA gene encoding phosphate ABC transporter permease PstA, producing MTSIYDRPLKARTLSGLGRRRRASNIVATVLVSLSMLIALAPLLWVLGAVIVKGCNAIAAASWWTRSQVGTTPFVPGGGAYHAIVGTLLQGLMSAAISVPIGVMLAIYLVEYGGGTRLGRLATFMVDILSGVPSIIAALFIYASCVVTLGLGRSGFAVSLALVLLMLPVIERSTEEMLRIVPTDLREASYALGVPKWKTIVRVVIPTGLSGIITGIMLALARVMGETAPLLVLVGYSPAMNFDLFQGFMGTLPGMMFNETAAGAGVNPVPTERLWGAGLTLIVMIAVINVGARLVSKMFAPKKS
- a CDS encoding winged helix-turn-helix transcriptional regulator, with the protein product MLELLLLTSELHPDPVLPSLSLLPHTVRTAPPEPSSLLEAGTADAVLVDARTDLSAARGLCRLLSTAGRSVPVVAVVAEGGLVAVSADWGLDEILLPGTGPAEVDARIRLVVGRRGGLADQESAGKVSLGELVIDEGTYTARLRGRPLDLTYKEFELLKYLAQHAGRVFTRAQLLHEVWGYDFFGGTRTVDVHVRRLRAKLGPEYEALIGTVRNVGYKAVRPARGRAPIPAPDDEPESDEADSENLQDPLADPLRSQ
- the phoU gene encoding phosphate signaling complex protein PhoU, which gives rise to MRTAYHEQLSDLSERLGEMCGLAGVAMEQATQALLQADLVLAEQVISGHEEIAQLSARAEESAFVLLALQAPVAGDLRSIVSAIQMVADIDRMGALALHVAKIARRRHPQHALPEEVNGYFAEMGRVAVELGNSAQEVVLSRDPEKAARIREEDDAMDDLHRHLFSVLMDREWKHGVAAAVDVTLLGRFYERFADHAVEVARRVIFQATGKLPEDETAQTTS
- a CDS encoding putative leader peptide: MSSRTEPMLTRRRAVDLCRIAGCCCRCCCSC
- the pstC gene encoding phosphate ABC transporter permease subunit PstC encodes the protein MTTPDPSQAGSGAVAAASFPEAPVVPIRSWTGVQSRFGDRIFRKVAEISAVLVAAVVIAIGGFLLVRAVPAFKRNQEDFFTYRGNWITTNTSAMHFGILDLLQVTVFISVFALILAMPVALGVAIFLTQYAPRRLAGPLAYTVDLLAAVPSIIYGAWGLYVLAPQLRPVATWLNQSLGWLFLFADGTASPAGGGTIFTGGIVLAVMILPLITAVTREVFVQTPHEQVEAALALGATRWEVVTTTVLPFGRSGYICGAMLGLGRALGETVALLIILRGTQKAFGWSLFDGGSTFATKIAAAAWEFNDRYKAGAYIAAGLVLFVLTFVVDALARGALAGIRRGAR
- the pstB gene encoding phosphate ABC transporter ATP-binding protein PstB; this encodes MAKRLDLKDVNIYYGSFQAVADVTLSILPRSVTAFIGSSGCGKTTVLRTLNRMHEVIPGARVEGAVMLDDENIYAPGIDPVAVRRAIGMVFQRPNPFPAMSIRDNVVAGLKLQGVRNRRLLDEVTEHSLRGANLWDEVKDRLHKPGGGLSGGQQQRLCIARAIAVQPDVLLMDEPCSALDPISTMAIEELISELKQDYTIVIVTHNMQQAARVSDQTAFFNLEAAGKAGRLIEIDDTEKIFSNPKQKATEDYISGRFG
- a CDS encoding LCP family protein; the protein is MGDGEFDATLDHRRGPRDRQPASPGSAAAFSAAPWERFSEPVADDSVHRWQIEPPARPSAEEPAEPVERSARSAERGGSHASGALSVADLIAKVGAGNPGTRHRRAAPDDGPAEPEPELFADLQDTQVIDTPAYSLDVVSEVPDLKLTNYPHGDEPELELGIDESGDSRPVKPKRTRRPPANSTPKRKSRRRPILLALRSMAALCAGVALAVTGGAYQWSASKNHRLNVINALDPNSGDIVDPGGQYGDEDFLIVGMDSRSGENADMGAGDTEDAGGARSDTVILVNIPANRKRVVAVSFPRDLAITPMQCEAWNPETGKYGPLYDEKTKTWGPKMVYTETKLNSAFSFGGPKCLVKEIQKLSGLSINRFIAVDFAGFAKMVEALGGVEVCSKTPLHDYELGTVLEHSGRQIIDGPTALNYVRARQVTTEFNGDYGRIKRQQLFLSSLLRSLISESTLTDLNKLNNVVNMFISNSRVDNVQTKDLVQLGQSLQGMTAGHFTFVTVPTGVTDQNGDEPPRTADMKALFSAIINDDPLPEENDQNAQNLSPTPTSGPTTAPTTKKSSPPSAAPEGRSEQVTATSPDEVTVRVSNATPQSGLAATATNQLKRNGFNVMSPDDYPSSVNATTVFFSPGNEQAAATVASAFVNSKVARVSGYGQVVQVVLGPDFKSVSTPAPSGSSLSVQIEHSPGSTPTKLPDDLTVTNAADTTCE
- the mshD gene encoding mycothiol synthase, with translation MTWSDRGPDWRSALTAEEQQEVRELVAAATEFDGVAPVGEQVLRELGHDRTDHLLVMADNTIQGYLNLSPPRDGGDGMAELVVRPQARRRGIGTAMGRAAIAKTHGNNRFWAHGTLAPAAATAAALGLVAVRELVQMRLSLHQIPGPVSPLPGVRVRTYAGADDDAELLRVNNAAFADHPEQGGWTAADLAERRSEPWFDPAGLFLAFDDSEALVGFHWTKVHLDQPRLGEVYVLGVDPSAQGRGLGQMLTAVGIESLARRLLGPLDSGDVTVLLYVESDNVAAVRTYQRQGFTTYSVDTAYAPASTTG
- the lmeA gene encoding mannan chain length control protein LmeA, yielding MRMRRVLISVITSVSAVAAIVVGTVGVDYGASIYAEYHLSRAVRNAADLGSDPFVAILAFPFIPEALHRHYNELEIKANGIDHAPTGKATLEATMHSIDLTYASWLIRPDAKLPVGKLESRIILDSTHLGRYLGMDDLMVEAPPAETNDATGGTTESGISGDHGLVFSGTPKSANFDHRVSVSVDLSIAPDDPATLVFTPTGILTGPDTANQAVPDDKRDAVLRGFAARLPDQRLPFGVAPRTVGARGSDVIIEGITTGVTVTLEGFKQS
- the pstS gene encoding phosphate ABC transporter substrate-binding protein PstS gives rise to the protein MSLDNVGKALAAAVLTITMTSAVLTACGGDDNRHDPASVASSGPVGTPTCGGKGELTAEGSTAQQNAMAVFSHVWGQYCPRKSVSYNPTGSGAGREQFIAGHVDFAGSDSPLSTDQILPATKRCNGNPAWDLPLVFGPVALVYNLPEVKTLVVNSDALARILTGRIAVWNDPVLMALNPGVALPDTRIAPIYRMDSSGTTDNLQKFLTAAAPESWSQGIGTEFQGGVGEGALKSSGVIQAVRTTRGAIGYVEKGFADQAGLPYAQLATATGVVPLTAQTASTAIETATFVSGGNDLVLNLNSMYAAQQPGAYPLMLATYEIVCSKGYDTETAKAIKSFLSVAVNTGQANLSSAGYIPLTDKVKERLITAINAMQ